One region of Catenuloplanes indicus genomic DNA includes:
- a CDS encoding ABC transporter ATP-binding protein has translation MTAALRVSTAALRVVPLAGAGTVAGLTATALVAGVLPVLFAVAGSQVLGASAGPVRGPRLLVWFVVATGALLLREVLAQLQTALAELAARRIDGAVTARMMNAALAGPGLTPLTRPATVDALRIAARELEEGVRSPGQAGAAAVVLLARVVEWAGYCLCVAVAFAWWAGPVLAGVVLLFRHAQRYGLRRYAAARDALAGPEREIDYLRRLSVAPDAGKEIRVFGLGGWLHERLGAAYHAWLTPLWAARRAAYLAPFYRVTAVGVPAVALVLAALGATGGHLPATAFFLTVLATLGAVRLGEFYPEVDLQLTVGMRAYDAVGRFVRQAGDPAPAGSGPAPGVRDAIRFDGVSFAYPGRDRPVLNRLDLTLPAGRCTAIVGVNGAGKSTLIKLLSRLHDPDSGRILVDGMDLAGIDVAAWRRRIAVTFQDFARYETSAADNIGLGAADFLDDRAGIRAAAEAAGIAADLDRLPAGLDTPLAPHLTGGTGLSGGQWQRIALARAVFALRHGARVLVLDEPTASLDVRTEARFFDEFATLTRGATTVLVSHRFATVRHADHIVVLAEGRVAERGTHDELIARGGHYARMYGLQAARFDDRQVPA, from the coding sequence ATGACCGCGGCGCTCCGGGTGAGCACCGCGGCGCTGCGGGTCGTGCCGCTCGCCGGTGCCGGGACGGTGGCCGGGCTGACCGCGACCGCGCTCGTCGCCGGCGTGCTCCCGGTGCTGTTCGCGGTGGCCGGCAGCCAGGTCCTCGGCGCCTCGGCCGGGCCGGTGCGAGGCCCGCGGCTGCTGGTCTGGTTCGTGGTCGCGACCGGCGCGCTGCTGCTCCGCGAGGTGCTGGCGCAGCTGCAGACGGCGCTGGCCGAGCTGGCCGCGCGCCGGATCGACGGCGCGGTGACCGCGCGGATGATGAATGCCGCGCTCGCCGGCCCCGGCCTCACGCCGCTGACCCGGCCGGCCACCGTGGACGCGCTCCGGATCGCCGCGCGCGAACTGGAGGAGGGTGTGCGCAGTCCCGGGCAGGCGGGCGCGGCCGCGGTCGTGCTGCTCGCCCGGGTGGTGGAGTGGGCCGGCTACTGCCTCTGCGTCGCGGTCGCGTTCGCCTGGTGGGCCGGCCCCGTGCTGGCCGGTGTGGTCCTGTTGTTCCGGCACGCCCAGCGGTACGGCCTGCGTCGCTACGCCGCGGCCCGGGACGCGCTGGCCGGCCCGGAACGGGAGATCGACTACCTGCGGCGGCTGTCCGTCGCGCCGGACGCCGGCAAGGAGATCCGGGTCTTCGGGCTCGGCGGCTGGCTGCACGAGCGGCTCGGCGCCGCCTACCACGCCTGGCTGACCCCGCTCTGGGCGGCACGCCGGGCCGCCTACCTGGCACCGTTCTACCGGGTCACCGCGGTCGGCGTACCCGCCGTGGCCCTGGTCCTGGCCGCGCTCGGCGCGACCGGCGGGCACCTGCCCGCCACCGCGTTCTTCCTGACGGTGCTCGCCACGCTCGGCGCGGTCCGGCTCGGCGAGTTCTACCCGGAGGTGGACCTGCAGCTCACGGTCGGGATGCGCGCGTACGACGCGGTCGGCCGCTTCGTCCGGCAGGCCGGCGACCCCGCACCGGCCGGGTCCGGCCCGGCGCCCGGCGTGCGGGACGCGATCCGGTTCGACGGCGTGAGCTTCGCCTACCCCGGCCGGGACCGGCCGGTGCTGAACCGGCTCGACCTCACGCTGCCGGCCGGGCGGTGCACCGCGATCGTCGGCGTGAACGGCGCGGGCAAGTCCACGCTGATCAAACTGCTGTCCCGGCTGCACGACCCGGACAGCGGCCGGATCCTGGTCGACGGCATGGACCTGGCCGGCATCGACGTCGCGGCCTGGCGGCGCCGGATCGCGGTCACGTTCCAGGACTTCGCCCGGTACGAGACGTCCGCGGCGGACAACATCGGGCTCGGCGCCGCGGATTTCCTCGACGACCGGGCCGGGATCCGGGCCGCGGCCGAGGCGGCCGGGATCGCCGCCGACCTGGACCGGCTGCCCGCGGGGCTGGACACGCCGCTCGCGCCGCACCTGACCGGCGGGACCGGCCTGTCCGGCGGCCAGTGGCAGCGGATCGCGCTGGCCCGGGCCGTGTTCGCGCTCCGGCACGGCGCCCGTGTGCTGGTCCTCGACGAGCCCACGGCCAGCCTGGACGTCCGCACCGAGGCCCGGTTCTTCGACGAGTTCGCCACGCTGACCCGGGGCGCGACCACCGTGCTGGTGTCGCACCGGTTCGCCACCGTCCGGCACGCCGACCACATCGTGGTCCTGGCCGAGGGCCGGGTCGCCGAACGCGGCACCCACGACGAGCTGATCGCGCGCGGCGGCCACTACGCGCGGATGTACGGCCTGCAGGCCGCCCGCTTCGACGACCGGCAGGTACCCGCATGA